One genomic segment of Rubripirellula tenax includes these proteins:
- a CDS encoding Ig-like domain-containing protein — protein sequence MIKRNELNSKESRRQAAGQKNRKRRLTVEGLEKRELLAAGLPASVPIYTAPRNIGTVIAAPVLEQEGTLNPNSNDFFTQAQFIPLGTGAGQQDTIDVTGTLPLGFSQSIPPSLISDLDTYRVDLRAGDILDIAVTGAAGSITVSNQFGRLLYAADSNQGIGYPTDSPLQTNGNAIVAQVIPEDGTYFITVSPIDITGSYTMGLRAYRPIIESFPVGSEQIIFIDFDGGFYPRTVFGDPSGGVVRIPSLQQSLPLLGLEETNFAALNELIDQTIVETKRMFGQLGVSGNNGDFDTTGNPGDFGVTILNSRDHADPGFNPLVSRVILGGTVDDIEINTIGISSTLDIGNFSLDDIVIGALDSVFDIADDPDRDPSASVVDAMSKFLAFLISHEAGHSFGMRHTTSANTIINIMDEGPGADFAQIIGSGPDGIFGTVDDRNVDFVTDEFSRGEGLFGFNQTALTLSQTLGTGTVVTTTDGGILGGVGGRVFRDANGDGSPTGDAGVAGVTVYADLNNNRTLDASEPRAVTGADGTYRLSTGSGTFNIIVNPPAGQTLTTAGRVEVTVTSTSTVALNFGLGQTSSGLSGTVFADNDRDGVIDNGEGGIAGVYMYLDLDGDDRPDLGEPNTRTDASGRYTLALPGAGTYTVRQVVTAGFSPTLPSAGEYTVTFDGTNVVIADGNTIVNTPANFGLLPTRDFGDAPDTYGTTNAANGAGHGIIDGLRLGATVDRETNGQPSTNASGDDTTGTVDDEDGVVLLSPLGPGDAATFRVTATNTTGVPAFLQGFMDFNRDGDFLDVGEQFATNLPVAAGTVAQAMDVTVNVPANASVGSTFVRFRLSQTSGLGPTGFANSGEVEDYQFPILNAAEIANNDAFSVARNTLSNNLDVLANDFQTTDNTLRIDSLNTAGTVGQVVRSNDQMSIFYTPPNGFTGRDVFTYTVVDQFGNRSTATAVVNVTFQSNVPIAVDDSFEIAQDSSQRPLNVLDNDVPSLSGGISITSVTPGSNGGNIQIIGGGQSLRYTPQPGFTGTEEFTYSIQDSAGSISSATVTINLLPGSRSDDVVAFSIGIFDPTDINTPITNVQVGQEFLVRVSVEDLRTFANPEGVASAFMDLLYTDELVSTLDTNGSDDFPFDITFGPLFSRADGLQRANAQTPGLIDEVGGVQQITGQVQHAGPAELFTIRMRAVAPGVAQFASNPADDIESETTVLASDVALLVNQLRLGSTELLIVQPNGNFSSAIDDSFPDGRDSNGQLINANTLDRSVIDVLGNDNLGPTGTIREFGLVTNPSLGNAFIDDNGTPANLNDDFVSYRANANANGLERFTYVIVTDDNIRSTAEVTLALGNASANADVAFDFQLVGADGVTPITTVNAGDRFGVRIDVEDLRSFGATYVFAGYLDVLYSQGVIRPADTDASDEFNFDVSFGPGFVADAGVGTASRLGIINEFGTLLNDGASGNNPARLATLFFDAIAPGTAEVIGSPADSFPFQDTLLFNEDDPIDVSRIRYDKLVINVGAGTVTNPFAFQNPTLAQDVNNDGAVSPIDALLIINAMSRVTSPSGEGEEGSATAPSFFADVNGDARVSALDALQVINYLARQSNSLRAGGEGESIVAQSLGSTATDLSSDAASDAVFADLSGEALIADTSATGQPVAGSSTASAEGETTDSNDDSIDVLDLLAGDVSKLWN from the coding sequence ATGATCAAACGAAACGAATTGAATTCTAAAGAATCTCGTCGCCAAGCCGCTGGTCAAAAAAACCGTAAGCGGCGTTTGACGGTCGAAGGCTTGGAAAAACGCGAACTGTTGGCTGCCGGCCTGCCGGCCAGTGTGCCGATCTACACGGCGCCGCGGAACATCGGGACGGTGATCGCAGCGCCGGTTCTGGAACAGGAAGGCACGCTGAACCCGAACAGCAACGACTTCTTCACCCAGGCTCAGTTCATTCCGCTGGGCACCGGAGCAGGCCAACAGGACACGATCGACGTGACGGGAACGCTTCCCCTCGGTTTCTCGCAGTCCATTCCGCCGAGCCTGATCAGCGATTTGGACACCTACCGGGTCGATTTGCGAGCCGGCGACATTCTTGACATCGCAGTGACCGGTGCGGCCGGTTCGATAACGGTCTCCAACCAATTCGGACGCCTTCTTTACGCAGCCGATTCGAACCAAGGGATTGGGTACCCAACGGATTCGCCGTTACAGACGAATGGCAACGCTATCGTTGCACAGGTCATTCCTGAAGACGGTACTTACTTCATCACTGTCTCGCCGATCGACATCACTGGTTCGTACACGATGGGGCTGCGAGCCTATCGCCCTATCATCGAGTCGTTCCCCGTGGGCTCGGAACAGATCATCTTCATCGACTTCGACGGTGGTTTTTATCCGCGCACCGTGTTCGGCGACCCGTCCGGCGGTGTCGTGCGAATTCCTTCGCTGCAGCAATCGCTGCCGTTGCTAGGACTTGAAGAAACAAATTTCGCTGCTCTCAACGAACTGATCGATCAAACGATCGTCGAAACCAAGCGGATGTTTGGTCAGTTAGGCGTCAGTGGTAATAACGGCGATTTCGACACGACCGGGAATCCCGGTGACTTCGGTGTTACGATTCTGAATAGTCGCGACCACGCCGATCCTGGTTTCAATCCGTTGGTCAGCCGCGTCATTTTGGGCGGTACTGTCGACGATATCGAGATCAATACCATCGGAATTTCGTCGACGCTTGACATCGGAAACTTTAGCCTTGATGACATCGTGATCGGTGCGCTCGATTCGGTGTTTGACATTGCCGACGATCCAGATCGCGATCCGTCGGCCAGCGTCGTCGATGCGATGAGCAAATTCTTGGCGTTTTTGATCTCGCACGAAGCCGGTCACTCTTTCGGCATGCGGCACACGACCAGCGCCAACACGATCATCAACATCATGGACGAAGGTCCCGGTGCGGACTTCGCTCAAATCATTGGATCGGGTCCCGACGGTATCTTTGGAACCGTCGACGATCGAAATGTTGACTTTGTTACCGACGAATTTTCGCGAGGCGAAGGATTGTTCGGTTTCAACCAAACGGCGTTAACTTTGTCACAGACCCTGGGAACTGGTACCGTCGTTACGACGACCGATGGCGGCATCCTGGGTGGCGTTGGCGGACGCGTTTTCCGCGATGCCAACGGTGATGGTTCGCCGACCGGCGATGCTGGCGTTGCCGGCGTCACGGTCTATGCCGACTTGAACAATAACCGAACCCTCGACGCTTCCGAACCGCGTGCTGTCACGGGTGCCGACGGCACCTATCGACTTTCGACCGGATCGGGAACGTTCAACATCATCGTCAATCCGCCTGCCGGTCAAACCCTGACGACGGCCGGTCGTGTCGAAGTGACGGTGACATCCACATCGACGGTCGCGCTGAACTTCGGTCTCGGCCAAACCAGTTCGGGTTTGTCGGGCACCGTATTTGCCGATAACGATCGCGACGGTGTGATCGACAATGGCGAAGGCGGTATCGCCGGCGTCTACATGTATTTGGATCTGGACGGCGACGATCGTCCCGACTTGGGCGAACCCAACACGCGAACCGATGCGTCGGGTCGTTACACGCTTGCTCTACCTGGCGCAGGTACCTACACGGTTCGGCAAGTGGTGACGGCTGGTTTCTCGCCGACATTGCCAAGTGCCGGTGAGTACACGGTGACGTTCGACGGAACCAATGTCGTCATCGCCGACGGCAACACGATCGTCAACACGCCGGCCAACTTTGGATTGTTGCCGACCCGTGACTTTGGCGACGCACCGGACACCTACGGTACCACCAACGCGGCCAACGGTGCCGGACACGGCATCATCGACGGGCTTCGCTTGGGTGCGACCGTCGACCGCGAAACCAACGGGCAACCGTCGACGAACGCAAGTGGTGACGACACCACGGGCACGGTCGATGACGAAGACGGCGTCGTCTTGCTGTCGCCACTTGGCCCCGGCGATGCGGCGACGTTCCGCGTGACAGCGACCAATACGACCGGCGTTCCGGCGTTCCTGCAAGGCTTCATGGACTTCAACCGCGACGGTGACTTCCTTGACGTCGGCGAGCAATTCGCGACGAACTTGCCCGTCGCCGCCGGCACCGTTGCCCAGGCGATGGATGTGACCGTCAATGTTCCCGCGAACGCCAGCGTCGGATCGACGTTCGTTCGTTTCCGTTTGAGCCAAACGTCGGGATTGGGCCCGACCGGGTTCGCGAACTCGGGCGAAGTCGAAGATTATCAGTTCCCGATTCTCAACGCGGCCGAGATTGCCAACAACGATGCGTTCTCTGTTGCTCGCAACACGTTGTCGAACAACCTAGACGTACTCGCCAACGATTTCCAAACCACCGACAACACGCTTCGCATCGACAGCCTCAACACGGCTGGAACGGTTGGACAAGTCGTCCGATCGAACGATCAGATGTCGATTTTTTACACTCCACCGAACGGTTTCACGGGTCGTGACGTGTTCACGTATACGGTCGTTGACCAATTCGGAAACCGATCGACGGCCACCGCAGTGGTCAACGTGACGTTCCAGTCCAACGTGCCGATCGCAGTGGACGATTCGTTCGAAATCGCCCAAGACTCCTCGCAACGCCCGTTGAATGTTTTGGACAATGACGTGCCCAGCCTGTCCGGCGGCATTTCGATCACCAGTGTCACGCCGGGAAGCAACGGCGGGAACATTCAAATTATCGGTGGCGGTCAATCGCTGCGTTACACGCCGCAGCCCGGTTTCACCGGCACCGAAGAATTCACGTACAGCATTCAAGACTCGGCCGGTTCGATCAGCAGTGCCACCGTCACGATCAACTTGTTACCCGGATCACGAAGCGACGATGTCGTCGCATTTTCGATCGGCATCTTCGATCCGACGGACATCAACACCCCGATCACAAACGTTCAAGTCGGCCAAGAATTCTTGGTCCGCGTCTCGGTTGAAGACCTGCGTACCTTCGCCAATCCCGAAGGCGTCGCATCGGCGTTCATGGATCTGCTTTACACCGACGAATTGGTGTCGACGTTGGACACGAATGGCAGCGATGACTTTCCGTTCGATATCACGTTCGGACCTTTGTTCTCGCGTGCCGACGGCCTGCAACGTGCAAACGCACAAACGCCCGGACTGATTGATGAAGTCGGTGGCGTTCAACAGATCACCGGCCAAGTCCAACATGCCGGCCCGGCCGAACTGTTCACGATCCGTATGAGAGCGGTCGCGCCCGGTGTGGCTCAATTCGCAAGCAATCCGGCTGACGACATCGAAAGCGAAACCACGGTTCTGGCATCCGATGTCGCGTTGTTGGTCAACCAGCTCCGTCTCGGTAGTACCGAACTGTTGATCGTTCAACCCAATGGAAACTTCTCGTCGGCAATCGATGACTCGTTCCCCGATGGACGCGATAGCAACGGTCAATTGATCAACGCCAACACGCTCGATCGCAGCGTCATCGACGTCCTTGGCAATGACAACCTCGGCCCGACCGGAACGATTCGCGAATTCGGTTTGGTGACCAACCCGTCGCTCGGTAACGCATTCATCGATGACAACGGTACGCCGGCCAACTTGAACGATGACTTTGTCAGCTACCGTGCCAACGCGAATGCGAACGGCTTGGAACGATTCACGTATGTGATCGTCACCGACGACAACATCCGCAGTACAGCCGAAGTCACTTTGGCACTGGGCAACGCCAGCGCCAATGCCGACGTCGCATTCGATTTCCAATTGGTCGGTGCCGACGGTGTCACGCCAATCACAACGGTCAACGCGGGCGATCGATTCGGTGTCCGTATCGACGTGGAAGATCTGCGCAGCTTCGGTGCGACTTATGTGTTCGCGGGTTACTTGGACGTGCTTTACAGCCAAGGCGTGATTCGCCCGGCCGACACCGATGCAAGCGACGAGTTCAACTTTGATGTTTCGTTCGGTCCCGGTTTCGTGGCCGACGCGGGTGTCGGAACGGCGTCGCGATTGGGCATCATCAACGAATTCGGTACGCTGCTTAACGACGGTGCATCGGGCAACAACCCCGCGCGCCTGGCAACGCTGTTCTTCGATGCGATCGCACCGGGAACCGCCGAAGTCATCGGGTCGCCCGCTGATTCGTTCCCATTCCAAGACACATTGTTATTCAACGAAGACGATCCGATCGACGTTTCGAGAATTCGATACGACAAGTTAGTGATCAACGTCGGTGCCGGAACAGTGACGAACCCGTTCGCGTTCCAGAACCCCACGCTGGCCCAGGATGTCAACAACGACGGTGCTGTTTCGCCGATCGACGCATTGTTGATCATCAATGCGATGAGCCGAGTGACTTCGCCATCCGGCGAAGGCGAAGAAGGAAGTGCAACGGCACCAAGCTTCTTTGCCGACGTCAATGGTGACGCTCGCGTATCGGCTCTGGACGCATTGCAGGTCATCAACTACCTGGCGCGTCAATCGAACAGCCTTCGTGCCGGTGGTGAGGGTGAATCGATTGTCGCTCAGTCGCTCGGATCAACAGCAACCGATCTGAGTTCGGATGCCGCCAGTGACGCCGTCTTCGCTGATCTGAGTGGCGAAGCGTTGATCGCCGACACATCGGCAACCGGTCAACCAGTCGCCGGTTCATCAACCGCGTCCGCGGAAGGCGAGACCACTGATAGCAACGATGACTCGATCGACGTTCTCGACCTTCTGGCGGGCGACGTATCGAAGTTGTGGAACTAA
- a CDS encoding NAD(P)/FAD-dependent oxidoreductase, translating to MTESNANGAPRRTWLVVGGGVMGLKIARDLIGRGQDVTIAESAPVMGGLTSAWQLGDVVWDRFYHVTLLSDSKLRDVLSEIGLENEIDWVETKTGFYAGGKLLSMSNTAEFLRFPPLSMIERLRLGGTIFYASKIKSWRRLEKLSVEKWLRRWSGNGAFEKVWLPLLKAKLGDAYKQTSAAFIWAHTARMYKARRSGAKKEMFGYVPGGYARILDRWVEVLTQKGLKVMTSSPVTSVVRVDDGPGLDVTFAGGESQRFDNVVSTIASPLIARSCDELTDTEKSKLEAIRYLGVVCASMLLKEPISPYYVTNITDTWVPLTAVIEMSTIVNPDTQLGGNHLVYLPKYLPDDHEGLNETDDDYKEKCLSTLEKMYDYFSRDNVLDFKVARAKYVAALATIDYSTQLPPIVTSVPGFYALNSAHILEGNLNVNETITLGETKLTDEVWPDFLARAKTDQPVTDLQQA from the coding sequence GTGACCGAATCGAATGCGAACGGCGCCCCGCGACGGACATGGTTGGTCGTCGGCGGTGGCGTTATGGGGCTGAAGATCGCCCGCGATCTGATCGGACGCGGCCAAGACGTCACGATTGCCGAATCCGCACCCGTGATGGGCGGATTGACCAGTGCCTGGCAATTGGGCGATGTCGTCTGGGATCGCTTCTATCACGTCACCTTGCTGAGCGATTCGAAGCTGCGTGACGTGCTGTCCGAAATCGGACTCGAAAACGAGATCGATTGGGTCGAAACCAAGACCGGGTTCTATGCCGGCGGCAAGCTGCTTTCGATGAGCAATACGGCCGAATTCCTGAGGTTTCCACCGTTGTCGATGATCGAGCGACTGCGTCTGGGTGGAACGATTTTCTACGCTTCGAAGATCAAGAGCTGGCGGCGACTCGAGAAGCTATCGGTCGAAAAATGGCTTCGTCGCTGGTCGGGTAACGGCGCGTTCGAAAAGGTCTGGTTGCCCCTCCTGAAGGCCAAGCTGGGCGACGCCTACAAACAAACATCGGCGGCTTTCATTTGGGCGCACACCGCCCGGATGTACAAAGCCCGTCGCAGCGGTGCGAAAAAGGAAATGTTCGGTTACGTGCCGGGGGGGTACGCACGGATTCTGGATCGCTGGGTCGAGGTGCTGACTCAAAAGGGACTGAAGGTGATGACATCGTCGCCGGTCACCAGCGTCGTCCGCGTCGACGACGGCCCCGGTCTGGACGTCACCTTTGCCGGCGGCGAATCCCAACGATTCGACAATGTCGTTTCGACGATCGCATCGCCGCTGATCGCCCGCTCTTGTGACGAGCTCACGGACACCGAAAAGTCAAAGCTCGAAGCGATTCGCTACCTCGGCGTCGTCTGTGCGTCGATGCTGCTGAAAGAACCGATCAGCCCCTACTACGTCACCAACATCACCGACACCTGGGTACCGCTGACCGCGGTGATCGAGATGTCAACGATTGTGAACCCGGACACTCAACTGGGCGGCAACCACTTGGTGTATTTGCCCAAGTACCTGCCGGATGACCACGAAGGCCTCAACGAGACCGACGACGACTACAAAGAAAAGTGTTTGTCGACGCTGGAAAAGATGTACGATTATTTTTCACGCGACAACGTGCTCGATTTCAAAGTCGCTCGGGCGAAGTACGTCGCCGCGTTGGCTACGATCGACTACAGCACCCAACTGCCACCGATCGTGACAAGCGTCCCCGGCTTCTATGCGCTCAACTCGGCGCACATTCTCGAAGGCAACTTGAACGTCAACGAGACGATCACGTTGGGCGAGACGAAACTGACCGACGAAGTCTGGCCCGATTTCTTAGCACGAGCCAAAACGGACCAGCCCGTCACCGACCTGCAACAGGCCTAA
- a CDS encoding glycosyltransferase: protein MNHDPTGPETQQQVTSQVESNHESRDSIRFRPSKVFMALPAYNEEEALPELLERIGEAFADSGLPYEVIIVDDGSKDDTAKIASQMSFQMPIHLVQHEVNSGLGVTIRDGLREAVDRAGERDIIVTMDADNTHPPGLIERMVGMIHEGCDVVIASRFQPGARVIGVPFERHILSIGARVLFTSLFPTRGVRDYTSGYRAYRASVIRQAFAEHGDNFVGEKGFSCMADVLLKLRSQGVMFGEAPLRLRYDQKGGDSKMQVFKTIWLTLKLLGRHRVGKN, encoded by the coding sequence ATGAATCACGATCCGACCGGCCCGGAAACCCAGCAACAAGTCACTTCGCAAGTCGAATCCAATCATGAATCACGCGATTCGATTCGGTTTCGCCCGTCGAAGGTGTTCATGGCATTGCCGGCCTATAACGAAGAAGAAGCACTGCCAGAACTGCTAGAGCGGATCGGCGAAGCGTTCGCGGACAGCGGATTGCCCTACGAAGTCATCATCGTCGACGACGGCAGCAAGGACGACACGGCGAAAATCGCTTCACAAATGTCGTTTCAAATGCCGATCCACCTGGTCCAACACGAAGTCAATTCGGGCCTGGGCGTCACCATTCGTGACGGTCTTCGCGAAGCCGTCGACCGGGCGGGCGAGCGTGACATCATCGTCACGATGGACGCCGACAACACGCATCCCCCCGGGTTGATTGAACGGATGGTGGGCATGATTCACGAAGGTTGTGACGTGGTTATCGCATCGCGTTTCCAACCGGGTGCTCGCGTCATCGGCGTGCCGTTTGAGCGGCATATCTTGTCGATCGGTGCCCGTGTGCTATTCACATCCCTGTTCCCGACTCGTGGCGTTCGCGATTACACATCGGGTTACCGGGCCTATCGTGCATCGGTGATCCGCCAAGCATTTGCCGAACACGGCGACAATTTCGTCGGCGAAAAGGGCTTTTCCTGCATGGCCGACGTTCTGTTGAAGTTGCGTAGCCAAGGCGTCATGTTCGGTGAAGCACCGCTACGTCTGCGTTACGACCAAAAGGGTGGCGACAGCAAGATGCAAGTCTTCAAGACCATCTGGTTGACACTGAAACTGCTCGGCCGTCACCGCGTCGGGAAGAACTAG
- a CDS encoding glycosyltransferase family 87 protein: MASRFVVGDRRYAIIAFFIFALGVFLTAARTVKQYQTPGPFDPSRQGMCDFHNGIYFPTRAVLDGISPYGADYAAANPVARQIPFFLPSILVLHTPWVVMPLHVAEVTYFLFSLFMIIAIGAVVSASIGRPIRADLTLAVAAALVFSRGGHITLFDGYFTFELVLATYLAIHWGDRRPWRAAVMLAVVASKPTYILPLGFIMLARGNVKAIIIGAVLSIVAAGIPFAWIAYHEGEGDIGRGIEILRNDFTESQEIHRAQDDESPVFSWTRVDALAVVAKWAGKDPKEAAHLVAMFVFLIPSMLLLHQRRRAGLDDGLVGVTGALILLTSLVSLYHQSYDTMLMVGPLAAVLMKTPSSWASISGFWRLALVGLWSVPLFNYVSTRMIMGRIDVGPMGVRVLTSINGVCLAAGLVILVAILVQKRPTQPGA; encoded by the coding sequence ATGGCTAGCCGTTTTGTGGTCGGCGACCGCCGATATGCGATCATCGCGTTTTTCATTTTCGCGCTCGGCGTTTTTTTGACGGCCGCCAGAACGGTCAAGCAGTATCAAACGCCTGGCCCGTTTGATCCCTCACGCCAAGGGATGTGCGACTTTCACAACGGAATCTATTTCCCCACCCGCGCGGTGCTGGACGGCATCAGCCCCTATGGCGCCGACTACGCCGCCGCCAACCCCGTCGCCCGCCAGATTCCGTTCTTCCTGCCTTCGATCTTGGTGTTGCATACGCCCTGGGTCGTGATGCCGTTGCACGTTGCCGAAGTCACGTACTTTCTGTTTTCGCTGTTCATGATCATCGCGATCGGTGCGGTCGTTTCCGCATCCATCGGGCGACCGATTCGTGCCGACTTGACGTTGGCCGTCGCGGCGGCGCTGGTGTTTTCTCGTGGCGGACACATCACTTTGTTTGACGGGTACTTCACGTTCGAATTGGTGTTGGCGACCTACTTGGCGATTCACTGGGGCGACCGACGACCGTGGCGGGCGGCGGTAATGCTGGCAGTCGTCGCATCCAAGCCGACTTACATCTTGCCGCTCGGTTTCATAATGCTGGCACGCGGCAATGTGAAAGCGATCATCATCGGCGCCGTGCTCAGCATCGTCGCCGCGGGAATCCCGTTTGCCTGGATTGCCTATCACGAAGGCGAAGGGGACATCGGCCGCGGCATCGAGATCCTGCGCAACGACTTCACAGAGTCTCAAGAGATTCACCGCGCCCAAGACGACGAGTCGCCCGTGTTTTCATGGACGCGAGTCGACGCACTGGCCGTGGTCGCCAAATGGGCGGGCAAAGATCCGAAGGAAGCGGCCCACCTGGTCGCGATGTTCGTTTTCCTGATCCCGTCGATGTTGCTGCTTCACCAGCGGCGACGGGCCGGATTGGACGACGGGTTGGTGGGTGTCACGGGCGCGTTGATTCTGTTGACTTCGTTAGTCAGTCTCTATCACCAATCCTATGACACCATGCTGATGGTCGGCCCGCTCGCCGCCGTGCTGATGAAAACGCCTTCGTCATGGGCGTCGATCTCTGGATTTTGGCGACTGGCGTTGGTCGGCCTATGGTCCGTTCCGCTGTTCAATTACGTCTCGACACGAATGATCATGGGGCGGATCGACGTCGGTCCCATGGGGGTTCGAGTGCTGACCAGCATCAATGGTGTGTGTTTGGCTGCGGGCTTGGTCATTTTGGTGGCCATATTGGTGCAAAAAAGGCCGACGCAACCAGGTGCTTAA
- the trpC gene encoding indole-3-glycerol phosphate synthase TrpC: protein MTILDKIIDQTRVTIETDRARVPASALESMLADLPACRDFHGALAAGDDVQLIAEVKKASPSAGLIRKDFDPATLAKCYATGGAACISVLTDAPFFQGSLEYLKQVRAAVDLPLLRKDFIVDRYQLLQARVVGADCVLLIAECLTPSELKRLHDEAAELGLQTLIELYEPSNLDAVLATGTRLVGVNNRDLKTFKTSLSHTLDLRPSIPDDRLLVGESGIVTHEDVLMLGRGGVKAVLVGESLMRQSDVTAATRRLLGRTNG from the coding sequence ATGACAATTCTGGACAAGATCATCGACCAAACGCGGGTCACGATCGAAACGGATCGTGCCCGCGTGCCTGCGTCGGCACTCGAGTCGATGCTTGCCGATTTGCCAGCTTGCCGCGACTTTCACGGCGCACTTGCCGCCGGTGATGATGTTCAGTTGATTGCCGAAGTCAAAAAAGCCAGCCCGTCGGCAGGATTGATCCGCAAAGACTTTGACCCCGCGACTTTGGCCAAGTGCTATGCCACCGGTGGCGCCGCCTGCATCAGCGTGCTGACCGACGCGCCATTCTTTCAAGGATCGCTTGAATACCTGAAACAGGTCCGTGCCGCAGTCGACTTGCCGCTGTTACGAAAAGACTTCATCGTCGATCGATACCAGCTGCTGCAAGCCCGAGTCGTCGGCGCCGATTGCGTGCTATTGATCGCCGAATGCTTGACGCCAAGCGAGCTGAAACGACTGCACGACGAAGCGGCGGAACTGGGTTTGCAAACGTTGATCGAGCTCTACGAGCCATCCAATCTGGATGCGGTCCTGGCGACGGGAACTCGTTTGGTTGGCGTCAACAATCGAGATCTGAAAACATTCAAAACGTCGCTCTCGCACACCTTGGATCTGCGCCCGTCGATTCCTGACGATCGGTTGTTGGTCGGCGAAAGCGGCATTGTTACTCATGAAGATGTTTTGATGCTCGGCCGGGGCGGGGTCAAAGCGGTGCTGGTCGGCGAGTCATTGATGCGACAAAGCGACGTGACCGCAGCAACGCGACGATTGCTTGGACGTACGAATGGCTAG
- the purH gene encoding bifunctional phosphoribosylaminoimidazolecarboxamide formyltransferase/IMP cyclohydrolase produces the protein MTAPDVVPIRTALISVSDKLGLSDLAAGLQRAGVAIYSTGGTRQHLEQSGIEVHDVAEYTGFPEMLDGRVKTLHPKIFGGILAIRDRDDHMDAIDEHDIIPFDLVVVNLYPFAATAARPGVSREECVEQIDIGGPSLVRAAAKNHNDVAVATSPQQYGELLAQMDEVGGTAHQFRSQLAADAFEHTAGYDRAIADFMRGEPLGGEFPASLSMTLRRKTQLRYGENPHQRAALYVDPNVRSANLVSARQISGKELSYNNLLDLDSALEIVRGFGGPAVSVIKHNNPCGAATDIKLARACRKALAGDPLSAFGSVLGFNRTVDKETAELLCEPGLFIEAIVAPDFEAEAVGLLTSKPKWRDNVRLMQVGRLDTPPSSIQRRFISGGVLVQDADRMTSSMLQWKTVTDTKVVDELWDDVSFAWEMVRHVKSNAIVLAKDTSLIGVGAGQMSRVDSVEIAIDKAGDRAQGSVLASDAFFPFPDSIEAAADAGVVAVIQPGGSRRDDEVIEACNRFNLPLVLTGRRHFKH, from the coding sequence ATGACCGCCCCTGACGTCGTCCCCATCCGCACCGCCCTGATCAGCGTCAGCGACAAGCTCGGTCTGTCCGACTTGGCCGCCGGGCTGCAACGTGCCGGTGTCGCGATCTACAGCACCGGTGGCACCCGCCAACACCTGGAACAATCCGGAATCGAGGTCCATGACGTCGCCGAGTACACCGGGTTCCCCGAGATGCTGGACGGCCGCGTCAAAACGCTGCACCCCAAAATCTTCGGCGGCATCCTGGCGATTCGCGACCGTGACGATCACATGGACGCGATCGACGAACACGACATCATCCCGTTCGATTTGGTGGTGGTGAACCTGTACCCGTTCGCCGCAACTGCCGCGCGACCGGGCGTTAGCCGCGAAGAATGCGTCGAGCAGATCGACATCGGCGGGCCCAGTCTGGTTCGTGCCGCGGCCAAGAACCACAACGATGTTGCCGTCGCGACCAGCCCGCAACAGTACGGCGAGCTACTGGCCCAAATGGACGAAGTCGGCGGCACGGCGCACCAGTTTCGAAGCCAGCTTGCGGCCGATGCGTTCGAACACACCGCTGGCTACGACCGCGCGATCGCCGATTTCATGCGAGGCGAACCACTGGGCGGTGAATTCCCGGCCAGTTTGAGCATGACGCTTCGCCGCAAAACGCAGTTGCGTTACGGCGAAAACCCACACCAACGGGCCGCCTTGTATGTCGACCCGAACGTGCGAAGTGCGAACCTCGTCTCGGCTCGACAAATCAGCGGCAAAGAACTGTCGTACAACAATCTGCTAGACCTTGATTCGGCGCTTGAGATTGTTCGTGGCTTTGGCGGACCAGCCGTTTCCGTCATCAAGCACAACAACCCTTGCGGTGCGGCGACGGACATCAAGCTTGCCCGGGCATGCCGTAAAGCACTCGCCGGCGACCCGCTAAGCGCCTTCGGCAGCGTGCTGGGATTCAACCGAACCGTTGACAAAGAAACGGCCGAACTACTTTGTGAACCGGGATTGTTCATCGAAGCGATCGTGGCACCGGACTTCGAAGCCGAAGCCGTCGGGTTGCTGACCAGCAAACCGAAGTGGCGTGACAACGTCCGGTTGATGCAGGTCGGGCGCTTGGATACGCCGCCATCGTCGATCCAACGTCGATTCATTTCCGGTGGAGTCTTGGTGCAAGATGCCGACCGCATGACCAGTTCCATGTTGCAGTGGAAAACAGTCACCGACACCAAGGTTGTCGACGAACTGTGGGACGACGTTTCGTTCGCCTGGGAAATGGTCCGACACGTCAAGAGCAACGCGATCGTGCTTGCCAAAGACACGTCGCTAATCGGCGTCGGCGCAGGCCAAATGAGCCGCGTCGACAGCGTCGAGATCGCGATCGACAAAGCCGGCGATCGAGCCCAGGGTTCCGTGCTGGCTTCGGACGCGTTCTTCCCGTTCCCCGACTCGATCGAAGCCGCCGCCGACGCCGGTGTTGTCGCCGTGATCCAACCCGGCGGATCGCGCCGCGACGACGAAGTGATCGAGGCTTGCAACCGGTTCAACCTGCCTTTGGTGCTGACAGGACGCCGGCACTTTAAGCACTAA